A genomic region of Caenorhabditis elegans chromosome V contains the following coding sequences:
- the dmsr-7 gene encoding G-protein coupled receptors family 1 profile domain-containing protein (Confirmed by transcript evidence) — protein sequence MECPHDAQLFDPNSNSTQAFLRKLAHFQRWYQPIHGYVCVLICVFGIFTNFVHVAVLSRPNMRNSAVNCILTAVAVCDIGTMASYLIYIIHFVLRRNNSCTPTFTHSWLQFLLWHVVLSITLHTTSLWLAVAMAFIRRMTLRVTALNSQWQRPKFAWKLCLGIYMVVFVLCIPNMLVHEIARVEGNDWRPGKTCQKFASNYSEPVYTFMVSHAATINNCRLFKWNIWMIGILFKIIPCILLIFLSFGLVSKIRDAEKHRRKLTSVPSNASTDSKPLKKKNGTSDRTTLMLVVILLVFLITEFPQGIISILCAIFTTDVHRYLYFYIGDVLDLLSLVNSSVNFVLYCVMSSRYRQTFWEVIIPSWACGLWTTRRGSPTELSQLQLNNSLRLGRKQSYTPLATEPEPARNEYWRYEASVSDNQNSSREHQL from the exons ATGGAATGTCCGCACGATGCTCAGTTGTTTGATCCGAACAGTAACAGTACGCAGGCATTTCTTCGGAAACTTGCACATTTTCAAAG ATGGTACCAGCCAATTCACGGATATGTATGTGTGCTCATCTGCGTTTTTGGTATCTTCACCAATTTTGTGCATGTGGCAGTTTTATCGAGACCCAACATGCGCAATTCGGCCGTCAACTGCATACTGACAGCAGTGGCTGTCTGTGATATCGGAACAATGGCATCCTATCTCATTTATATTATACATTTTGTCTTACGACGAAATAATTCCTG CACTCCAACGTTCACTCATTCTTGGTTACAATTCCTATTGTGGCATGTTGTTTTGAGCATCACACTACACACAACTTCTTTATGGCTCGCTGTGGCGATGGCGTTCATTCGGAGGATGACATTAAGGGTTACCGCTTTGAATAG tcaatggCAACGACCAAAGTTCGCATGGAAGTTGTGCCTGGGAATCTATATGGTCGTATTTGTACTTTGTATTCCAAATATGCTGGTCCACGAAATCGCCCGTGTAGAAGGAAATGACTGGCGACCTGGCAAAACgtgtcaaaaatttgcatcGAACTACTCTGAACCGGTGTACACTTTTATGGTCAGCCACGCGGCGACTATCAACAATTGCCGGTTGTTTAAATGGAATATTTGGATGATTGGAATTCTGTTCAAG ATCATTCCATGTATTCTGCTAATTTTCTTGTCTTTCGGCCTTGTATCAAAGATTAGAGACGCAGAAAAGCATCGGAGGAAACTAACGAGTGTTCCGTCAAATGCATCAACAGATTCAAAACCATTGAAAAA aaagaatgGAACATCAGATAGAACCACATTGATGCTTGTTGTTATTTTATTGGTATTTTTAATAACGGAGTTTCCACAAGGAATCATCTCGATTCTTTGCGCAATTTTTACTACAGACGTTCATAG aTACCTCTATTTCTACATTGGTGATGTTCTTGATCTCCTATCGCTTGTCAATTCCTctgtaaattttgttttatattgTGTGATGTCTTCAAGATACCGGCAGACGTTTTGGGAAGTTATCATTCCTTCGTGGGCTTGTGG ATTGTGGACGACCCGTCGTGGTTCTCCGACGGAACTTTCACAGCTTCAGTTGAACAACAGCTTACGACTAGGAAG AAAACAAAGCTATACGCCACTGGCAACTGAACCGGAACCAGCACGCAATGAGTATTGGCGGTATGAAGCTTCCGTGTCGGACAATCAGAACAGCAGTAGAGAACATCAActttaa
- the C25A6.1 gene encoding Serine/threonine-protein phosphatase (Confirmed by transcript evidence) translates to MKDDVVDNIIIDVLSASTHEKLLSEVITEGRVLKLLDLALDVFKRQKSMVEMNAPIKVCGDIHGQFPDLLRLFHRGGWPPTANYLFLGDYVDRGRFSIETIVLLLAYKVKFPGNLFLLRGNHECEFVNKVYGFYEECQKRYQSVRMFTAFQDVFNWLPLCGLIANKILCMHGGLSPSHDGKERLVADLLWADPISGLSGFMENNRGAGCGFGRDAVLKVCSDFKLDLICRAHQVVQDGYEFFAGRKLVTIFSAPHYCGQFDNCAAFMSCDEKLQCSFEILRPTSGRLEVREKPLLKDETN, encoded by the exons ATGAAAGACGACGTCGTTGACAACATAATAATTGATGTCCTGAGCGCTAGTACTCACGAAAAGCTACTTTCCGAAGTGATCACGGAAGGACGAGTTCTAAAGCTTCTCGATTTGGCACTGGATGTATTTAAAAGACAGAAATCAATGGTTGAAATGAATGCTCCGATAAAGGTGTGCGGTGACATCCATGGACAATTCCCGGATCTTCTTCGTCTCTTCCATCGTGGTGGATGGCCGCCGACTGCGAATTATTTATTCCTTGGTGACTATGTGGACCGTGGAAGATTTAGCATTGAAACCATTGTTCTTCTTCTCGCTTATAAG GTGAAATTCCCGGGCAATTTATTCTTGTTGCGTGGAAACCATGAGTGCGAGTTTGTCAACAAGGTATATGGATTCTATGAAGAGTGTCAGAAACGCTATCAAAGTGTTCGCATGTTCACGGCTTTCCag GACGTATTCAATTGGCTTCCACTCTGCGGACTCATTGCTAATAAGATCTTGTGCATGCACGGAGGACTATCGCCTA gCCATGACGGCAAGGAGAGACTGGTAGCTGATCTTTTGTGGGCCGATCCTATTAGTGGTCTTTCTGGGTTTATG GAAAACAACCGAGGTGCCGGGTGTGGATTCGGAAGAGATGCTGTTCTGAAAGTGTGCTCCGATTTTAAGCTTGACCTGATCTGTCGTGCCCATCAAGTTGTTCAAGACGGTTATGAGTTCTTTGCTGGTCGGAAATTGGTG acaatcTTCTCGGCTCCTCATTACTGTGGTCAATTCGACAACTGTGCTGCCTTCATGTCTTGCGACGAGAAGCTTCag TGCTCGTTCGAAATTCTCCGTCCAACGAGTGGCCGCCTTGAAGTTCGCGAGAAACCATTGCTCAAGGATGAAACAAACTGA
- the F08F3.4 gene encoding L-threonine 3-dehydrogenase, mitochondrial (Confirmed by transcript evidence): MKNLRVFGRIHNARRNYSPLPVDPLLRFKTISQTQKAPRVLITGSLGQLGRGLNSVYKYMYGSECVVMSDIVRLPANATDVSDYNYLDILNQGSIEEIVVNKNIDTIVHFSALLSAVGETNVPLALQVNCRGVENILQVAAKHKLKVFIPSTIGAFGPTTPRENTPDLTVQCPTTIYGVSKVYAERLGEYFNHRFGVDFRSMRFPGIISATKPGGGTTDYAIQIFYDALQKGKHTCYLRPDTRLPMMYDTDCMASVIQLLAADSQSLKRRTYNVTGFSFTPEEIADAIRRVMPGFEIDYDICPTRQSIADSWPMSLDDSEARKDWGWNPEYGLDETVQVMFALLRREEDKPTKIVSTA, translated from the exons atgaaaaacttgcGAGTTTTTGGAAGAATTCACAATGCCAGAAGAAACTATTCACCTTTACCAGTTGATCCTTTATTACGGTTTAAAACAATCAGTCAAACACAAAAAGCTCCTCGAGTTTTAATCACTGGATCTCTTGGGCAGCTTGGAAGAGGTTTAAATTCAGTCTACAAGTACATGTATGGATCTGAATGCGTTGTTATGAGTGATATTGTTCGTCTTCCTGCAAATGCTACAGATGTTT CCGACTACAATTACCTGGATATTTTGAATCAAGGATCTATTGAAGAAATCGTTGTTAACAAAAACATCGACACAATTGTTCATTTCTCTGCACTTCTATCAGCTGTTGGAGAAACAAATGTTCCGTTGGCTCTGCAAGTGAATTGTAGAGGAGTTGAGAACATTTTGCAAGTTGCTGC aaaacataAGCTAAAAGTGTTCATTCCATCCACAATTGGAGCTTTTGGACCAACAACTCCAAGAGAAAACACTCCAGATCTTACAGTACAATGTCCTACAACCATTTATGGAGTCAGTAAAGTATATGCAGAACGTCTCGGAGAATATTTCAATCATCGGTTTGGGGTTGATTTCAGAAGCATGAGATTCCCGGGTATTATCTCAGCGACAAAGCCAGGTGGTGGAACTACTG ACTACGcaatccaaattttctacGACGCTCTTCAAAAAGGCAAGCACACCTGCTACCTTCGACCAGACACACGTCTTCCAATGATGTACGACACTGATTGTATGGCTTCAGTCATTCAACTTTTGGCTGCTGACAGTCAATCATTGAAGAGGCGAACATACAATGTAACGGGATTCTCATTCACACCAGAGGAAATTGCTGATGCAATTCGAAGAGTGATGCCAGGTTTCGAGATTGATTACGATATCTGTCCAACAAGGCAGTCTATTG ccgatTCATGGCCTATGTCATTGGATGACAGTGAAGCACGTAAGGATTGGGGATGGAATCCAGAATATGGTCTCGATGAAACTGTTCAAGTGATGTTCGCATTGCTGCGAAGAGAAGAAGACAAACCTACAAAGATTGTCAGTACTGCATAA
- the F08F3.10 gene encoding uncharacterized protein (Confirmed by transcript evidence), with product MISGNPYLNIQGPFGNFSENEKKQTCFRLRIQTWVYIHCGISIATSIIGITLGVLLLVKTEWHEKLFIYKLTFAYIRRADPVRYWIAYRIFFGFWISLHSLHLLSIISTVVAVHKSNLKLLKPQLLVLVLQIGLFVIAISSLVVYSMTGSRVAWFTLIVIIFHTLFACTNLYLLAKFHRFLDEKLMILNEILSAQAKSVHFKDDSSNS from the exons atgatttcag gaaaTCCATATTTAAACATTCAAGGTccttttggaaacttttcagaaaatgaaaaaaagcaGACTTGTTTTAGGCTCCGTATTCAG acctGGGTTTACATACATTGTGGGATCAGTATTGCTACCTCAATAATTGGAATCACGCTTGGAGTATTACTTTTGGTCAAAACAGAATGGCATGagaaattgtttatttataaattgaCGTTtgca taCATCCGACGTGCTGATCCCGTACGATATTGGATTGCATATCGaatatttttcggtttttggaTTTCTCTGCATTCTCTTCACTTgctttcaataatttccacaGTTGTAGCTGTACAT AAAAGCAACCTAAAACTTCTTAAACCGCAACTTTTGGTTCTCGTGCTTCAAATTGGGCTCTTCGTTATTGCCATTTCAAGTTTAGTCGTGTACAGTATGACTGGATCTCGCGTTGCTTGGTTTACCCTGATAGTTATAATATTTCATACTTTATTTGCatg caCAAACTTGTATCTACTCGCAAAATTTCATCGGTTTTTGGACgagaaattgatgattctAAACGAAATTCTGAGCGCTCAAGCAAAATCGGTACACTTCAAGGACGACTCATCGAACTCTTAA
- the F08F3.6 gene encoding F-box domain-containing protein (Confirmed by transcript evidence), translating into MQLLALPPAVLGKVLKQLTPLQIFELSQSSMRMPTLIKSIMAFDRILIDLTKERKSIIFYNNWEREPAIFFHVDYKPDVYDTKLKIGKLRITMTDGHLHCYTKRPGSCLKLCLDFFFTIFHCRSGLATVKLDGHASKFRRLIFHPIFNNRLVLKLCGGTLKRGYNDMKTLLHEYEHLEGIVVDFQFRIDYFDPTEIFTRNRVCFINGDWITCDILLRLNFTRLVLASHKLTTQDMNAFIRSWVSGYCPNLQRFEVFHNNNSGFHPKHIIQGLDIQGWHPERRHENVVMDFLECPYIMKARDEIDVRRRKDGMLATIVNKPKSFMFVVWHERFPEYNPKYRVTSKHVPVNF; encoded by the exons ATGCAGCTCCTGGCGTTACCTCCTGCAGTGCTTGGCAAAGTTCTGAAACAACTAACCCCTCTTCAAAT ATTCGAATTGTCCCAAAGTTCGATGAGAATGCCCACGTTGATCAAGTCTATTATGGCATTTGACCGCATTTTGATTGACCTgacaaaagaaagaaaatcgataattttctacAACAATTGGGAGAGGGAGCCAGCAATCTTTTTCCACGTTGATTACAAGCCAGATGTTTACGATACAAAGTTGAAGATAGGAAAACTACGAATCACAATGAC agatgGCCATCTCCACTGCTACACTAAACGCCCTGGGAGTTGCCTAAAATTATgtctcgattttttcttcacaattttccaTTGTCGCTCTGGGCTCGCTACAGTCAAGTTGGACGGACACGCTTCGAAATTCCGACGTCTCATTTTCCacccaattttcaacaatcgCCTTGTGCTGAAGTTATGTGGTGGAACGTTGAAAAGAGGGTACAATGATATGAAGACGTTGCTCCATGAGTATGAACACTTGGAGGGAATTGTCGTTGACTTTCAATTCCGCATAGATTATTTTGATCCTACTGAG ATCTTCACTCGAAACCGTGTGTGCTTCATCAATGGAGACTGGATAACTTGTGATATACTCCTAAGACTGAATTTCACTCGACTCGTGCTGGCCTCTCACAAGCTTACTACTCAAGATATGAACGCGTTCATCAGGAGCTGGGTGTCCGGATATTGTCCGAACTTGCAAAGATTTGAGGTTTTCCACAATAACAACTCTGGCTTCCATCCCAAACACATCATCCAAGGTTTGGACATTCAGGGATGGCATCCGGAGCGCAGACATGAAAATGTTGT aatgGACTTCCTCGAATGCCCATACATCATGAAAGCTCGAGACGAGATCGACGTTAGAAGAAGAAAAGACGGAATGCTTGCCACAATTGTGAACAAGCCAAAATCATTTATGTTTGTTGTCTGGCACGAACGTTTCCCGGAATATAATCCCAAATATCGTGTAACATCTAAGCATGTTCCGGTGAATTTCTGA